In Bradyrhizobium paxllaeri, the genomic stretch TATCAAAAAATGCGAAGCTGATGATTGAGGGTTTTCGCAAAGCGGGGTTGCCCGAGTAGCTCTCCAATTTCCACGAGGTGATCGAATAGCGGCACTCTTCTCCGGCGCATGAGTCCGGAGTTGGCCCTTCGGCGACCTCCGGCGATGTCCGCTTTTGTGCTGCTATTGAGCGACGAGCCGACATCGGGCGCGACCAAGACTACGCGCGCTTTATAAGTCCACGTCCTAATCCTTCCCGCTGCGTGCGTCGAAACTCGTCCGCGCCCGCTCGATCTGCGGCTGATGCTCGATCGCCCACGTGCCGAGCGCCTTCACCGGCTCGGATAAGCCACGTCCAAGGTCAGTCAATTCATAGTCGACCCGCGGCGGAATCGTCGGAAACACCGTTCGCGTCACGAGCCCATCGCGTTCGAGCCCGCGCAGCGTCAGCGTCAGCATTCGCTGCGAGATGCCGCCGACCAGGCGCTTGAGCTCGTTGAAACGCTTGGGGCCATCGCCAAGCATCATGATCACGAACACGCTCCATTTGTCGCCGACCCGCGCCAGCACGGCGGCGGCGCCGCGGCAGTCGCTGTCGTTGTGGGGGCCGGCTGGGAGGGCAGGCACTTTCTTGTGCTCGGGTCTCATGGATGTGCTCGGGTGAGAAAAATGTGCGTTCTTGCGGGGTTATGCCACGGTCACTCATATAGCGCCAGTTACAAACCTATACCAAAGGTGACCCTACCATGAAACTCCTGCATCTCGATTCCAGCGTTCTCGGCCCCCACTCGGTCAGCCGCCAGGTTTCCGCGGCCGTCGTCGACCGTCTGCGCCAGTCCACCCCCGGCCTCGAAGTCAGCTACCGCGATCTCACGCTGACGCCGCTGGCGCATCTGTCCGGTTTGCACCTTGCCGCCAGTCAGGGAGCGGCGCCGGACGCATCATTGCGAGACGATCTCGCCGCCGGCCAGGCCGTGC encodes the following:
- a CDS encoding winged helix-turn-helix transcriptional regulator, which encodes MRPEHKKVPALPAGPHNDSDCRGAAAVLARVGDKWSVFVIMMLGDGPKRFNELKRLVGGISQRMLTLTLRGLERDGLVTRTVFPTIPPRVDYELTDLGRGLSEPVKALGTWAIEHQPQIERARTSFDARSGKD